In Scomber japonicus isolate fScoJap1 chromosome 19, fScoJap1.pri, whole genome shotgun sequence, a single genomic region encodes these proteins:
- the LOC128380636 gene encoding C5a anaphylatoxin chemotactic receptor 1-like, which produces MEDILGNLTYADYIGILPESPDYLVPTIQPTQIVALVFYGLVVLLGVPGNALVVWVTGFCMPRSVTSIWFLNLALADLLCCLSLPLLMVPLAHDDHWHFGTLACTLVKGVFYLVMYCSILQLVLISLDRWMLVSRHVWCQNNRRPKLAGCLCAAVWCLALIGSIPQFVYTKEITAGEHKRECVKVYTIVSAWLVTSFRFLMGFFLPFLVIVVSHCVVYRRAESGLSRGRTCSKRTLRVIIAVVLSFFLCWLPLHIVDFLLLVTPRRSIHSPNLYLAQVLALCLAYINSCINPLLYVCLGRSFKDSMTRSLRNMLNFISEDPTNKMSVVTADTKSMSNGKEMTQI; this is translated from the coding sequence ATGGAAGACATATTAGGCAACTTAACTTATGCTGACTACATTGGTATACTGCCTGAGAGTCCAGACTATTTGGTGCCTACAATTCAGCCAACCCAGATTGTAGCTCTGGTCTTCTATGGCCTTGTGGTTCTGTTGGGTGTCCCTGGAAATGCCCTGGTGGTGTGGGTGACTGGGTTTTGCATGCCCAGGTCTGTCACCTCTATCTGGTTCCTCAACCTTGCCTTGGCTGATCTTCTGTGCTGCCTGTCCCTCCCTCTGCTCATGGTCCCTCTGGCCCATGATGACCACTGGCACTTTGGCACACTGGCCTGCACATTGGTTAAAGGTGTCTTTTACCTGGTGATGTACTGCAGCATCTTGCAGCTGGTTTTGATCAGTCTGGATCGCTGGATGCTGGTCAGCAGACATGTGTGGTGCCAGAACAACAGGCGACCTAAACTGGCTGGCTGCCTGTGTGCTGCTGTCTGGTGCCTGGCCCTGATAGGCAGCATCCCCCAGTTTGTCTACACTAAGGAGATCACAGCAGGTGAGCACAAGCGAGAGTGCGTGAAGGTGTACACCATAGTCAGTGCCTGGCTCGTCACGTCCTTCCGCTTCCTGATGggattcttcctccctttcctggTGATTGTGGTCTCTCACTGTGTGGTGTATAGAAGAGCAGAGAGTGGACTATCACGTGGTCGAACCTGTTCCAAGCGCACACTGAGGGTCATCATCGCTGTGGTACTGAGTTTCTTCCTCTGCTGGCTCCCACTGCACATTGTGGACTTCCTCTTATTGGTTACCCCTCGAAGGTCCATTCACAGCCCAAATCTGTACCTGGCACAAGTGTTAGCGCTCTGCCTGGCATATATCAACAGCTGCATCAACCCACTCCTCTATGTGTGTCTTGGCCGAAGCTTCAAGGACAGCATGACACGCTCCCTGCGCAACATGCTCAACTTCATCAGCGAGGATCCTACAAACAAGATGAGCGTTGTCACTGCTGACACCAAGAGCATGAGCAATGGAAAGGAGATGACTCAAATCTGA